In Hirundo rustica isolate bHirRus1 chromosome 4, bHirRus1.pri.v3, whole genome shotgun sequence, a genomic segment contains:
- the PICK1 gene encoding PRKCA-binding protein, with the protein MFADLDYDIEEDKLGIPTLPGTVTLKKDSQNLIGISIGGGAQYCPCLYIVQVFDNTPAALDGTVAAGDEITGVNGKSVKGKTKVEVAKMIQMVKGEVTIHYNKLQADPKQGKSLDIVLKKVKHRLVENMSSGTADALGLSRAILCNDGLVKRLEELERTAELYKGLTEHTKSLLRAFFELSQTHRAFGDVFSVIGVREPQPAASEAFVKFADAHRSIEKFGIHLLKTIKPMLTDLNTYLNKAIPDTRLTIKKYLDVKFEYLSYCLKVKEMDDEEYSCIALGEPLYRVSTGNYEYRLILRCRQEARTRFAKMRKDVLEKIELLDQKHVQDIVFQLQRFVSTMSKYYDDCYAVLRDADVFPIEVDLARTTLSYGQKDTYTDGAEEEGESEREGSGREDANGEKLIDDA; encoded by the exons ATGTTTGCAGATTTGGACTACGATATTGAGGAAGATAAGCT GGGCATCCCCACTCTACCTGGGACAGTGACTTTGAAAAAAGACTCTCAGAACCTGATTGGGATCAGCATTGGAGGAGGAGCACAGTACTGCCCCTGTCTCTACATTGTCCAG GTGTTTGACAATACTCCAGCAGCCTTAGATGGCACCGTAGCAGCCGGGGATGAAATCACAGGAGTCAATGGGAAATCTGTCAAAGGGAAGACCAAAGTGGAGGTGGCCAAGATGATACAGATGGTAAAG ggAGAAGTTACAATACACTACAACAAGCTTCAGGCTGACCCAAAGCAGGGCAAGTCTTTGGATATTG TATTGAAGAAGGTAAAGCACCGACTGGTAGAGAACATGAGCTCAGGGACAGCGGATGCCCTGGGGTTAAGCCGAGCCATACTTTGCAATG ATGGACTAGTGAAGAGATTagaggagctggagaggacTGCAGAGTTATACAAAG GCTTGACAGAGCACACCAAGAGTCTTCTCAGGGCTTTCTTTGAGCTATCTCAGACACACAGAG CATTTGGAGATGTTTTCTCTGTCATTGGTGTACGGGAACCGCAACCGGCTGCCAGTGAAGCCTTCGTGAAATTTGCTGATGCCCATCGCAGCATTGAGAAGTTTGGGATTCACCTTCTGAAAACAATAAAGCCA ATGCTCACTGATTTGAATACCTATCTGAATAAAGCCATTCCTGACACAAGGCTGACTATCAAAAAGTATCTGGATGTCAAGTTTGAATATTTG TCTTACTGCCTGAAAGTCAAAGAGATGGATGATGAAGAGTACAGCTGCATT GCTCTGGGTGAGCCTCTCTATCGGGTCAGCACTGGGAACTACGAGTACCGCCTCATCCTGCGTTGCCGTCAGGAAGCACGCACGCGCTTTGCCAAGATGAGGAAGGACGTGCTAGAGAAAATAGAGCTCCTGGACCAGAAACATG TGCAGGACATCGTGTTCCAGCTCCAGCGTTTTGTCTCCACAATGTCCAAGTACTATGACGACTGCTACGCTGTGCTCCGGGACGCAGATGTCTTTCCCATCGAGGTGGACCTTGCCCGCACTACGCTCAGCTATGGGCAGAAGGACACGTACACAGATGGGgcagaagaagaaggagaaagtgAGAGAGAGGGTAGCGGGAGGGAGGATGCAAATGGGGAAAAGCTCATTGATGATGCCTGA